In the Candidatus Poribacteria bacterium genome, one interval contains:
- a CDS encoding amidohydrolase family protein encodes MRIDCQSHIFPDTYIEILAQNPHPPQVIRRGNEAVVTYGDVQTFRLQDEAYDSKRKLKDMDAAGVDMALLSTNIPPPCMLAPELGNTGAQAINDAIAELVDAHPNRFAGLACLPWQNPDEAITEMDRVKGLGFRGIMLYSHIGGTPVDAPQFEPVYTHAETLRMPIVMHPTVPTWGETIKDHWMIGMMGLQVDNSFALLRLILSGILERHPHLQIVMPHVGGILPYMSGRIDHQTEVLGRAREHITQPPSAYLRRIYLDTVSPSVQSLQYAYEYSGADRLLFGTDHPWVDMPRFVGLIAEMPIPEADKARIFSENAIKLFDL; translated from the coding sequence ATGCGTATCGACTGCCAGAGCCATATATTTCCAGACACCTATATTGAAATCCTCGCCCAGAACCCACACCCGCCGCAAGTCATCCGCCGCGGGAACGAGGCTGTCGTTACGTATGGCGATGTCCAAACATTTCGGCTACAAGATGAAGCCTACGATTCGAAGCGAAAACTCAAGGATATGGATGCGGCAGGGGTCGATATGGCACTGCTCAGTACCAATATACCCCCACCCTGTATGCTCGCACCTGAATTAGGGAACACGGGCGCGCAAGCGATCAACGATGCCATCGCTGAACTAGTGGATGCCCATCCAAACCGATTCGCAGGACTGGCATGCCTGCCGTGGCAAAATCCAGATGAAGCCATCACAGAAATGGACAGAGTGAAGGGGCTCGGTTTTCGCGGGATCATGCTCTATTCACATATCGGAGGCACACCTGTTGACGCGCCACAATTTGAACCTGTCTATACACACGCTGAAACACTCCGTATGCCGATTGTGATGCATCCCACCGTCCCGACATGGGGAGAGACGATCAAAGATCACTGGATGATAGGTATGATGGGGTTACAGGTGGACAACAGTTTCGCGCTGTTACGACTGATTCTGAGCGGGATCCTTGAACGTCATCCACACCTCCAAATCGTGATGCCACACGTCGGCGGCATTCTCCCCTATATGAGCGGTAGGATCGATCATCAGACGGAAGTATTAGGGAGAGCCAGAGAGCATATAACACAGCCGCCGAGCGCGTATCTGCGACGTATCTATCTGGATACTGTGTCGCCCTCGGTGCAATCGCTGCAGTATGCCTACGAGTATTCTGGGGCGGACCGTCTGTTGTTCGGAACAGACCATCCGTGGGTCGATATGCCACGATTTGTCGGTTTAATTGCGGAGATGCCGATCCCTGAAGCAGATAAAGCACGAATTTTTAGTGAAAACGCCATAAAATTGTTCGATTTGTAG
- a CDS encoding Uma2 family endonuclease: MVTYTKGATIPHAPTDDTDLYPDTDGKPMAVSDHHRYWLTRILQTLEIHFASEPGVYVSGDIMMYYEEGVPQKSVSPDVLVTFGIGQKFRRTYQVWNEGKVPEFVMEFSSKGTYRNDLGRKRALYAELGMQNYFLCDIEGLYLPTPLMGFELVAGEYVAIRPNADGGVMSPVLGLTFQMMDEGLGIYDSVGETWLQTPAEQEAARAEQAEAEVAQLREQLAHLQSRDSR; this comes from the coding sequence ATGGTAACCTATACGAAAGGTGCAACCATCCCCCATGCACCGACAGATGATACAGACCTATATCCTGATACGGATGGTAAACCTATGGCAGTAAGCGATCACCACAGATATTGGCTTACGCGGATATTACAAACACTTGAAATTCATTTTGCGTCGGAGCCAGGGGTGTATGTCTCTGGCGATATAATGATGTATTACGAGGAGGGTGTCCCGCAGAAATCGGTTTCACCGGATGTCCTCGTCACCTTCGGAATCGGTCAGAAGTTTCGGCGGACGTATCAGGTATGGAATGAGGGGAAAGTGCCTGAGTTTGTTATGGAGTTTTCGAGTAAAGGCACTTATCGAAATGACTTAGGTCGGAAGCGAGCACTTTATGCAGAATTAGGAATGCAGAACTACTTTTTATGCGATATCGAGGGTCTGTATCTTCCTACCCCATTGATGGGTTTTGAATTAGTGGCGGGTGAATATGTTGCGATTCGACCAAATGCCGACGGAGGTGTGATGTCGCCGGTTTTAGGGCTAACGTTTCAGATGATGGATGAAGGTTTAGGTATCTATGACTCAGTAGGCGAGACGTGGCTTCAAACACCCGCGGAACAGGAAGCCGCACGCGCGGAACAAGCAGAAGCAGAAGTCGCCCAGCTCCGAGAACAACTTGCACATTTACAATCACGCGACTCACGTTGA